The proteins below come from a single Erysipelothrix piscisicarius genomic window:
- the rimM gene encoding ribosome maturation factor RimM (Essential for efficient processing of 16S rRNA), producing MEHIIIGIIQKPFGIKGELKVAPKTDFVEERFAPGQRVHFKLGGKSTDYVIESFRRHHGSILIKFEGLNSLNDVEFFHKGEISIDRESQHELPEDQYYFIDLEDCTVFSDDVKLGIVTEVMETPAHPVLRIQAEDRDILVPFVERFIKKVDTQAKRIDINWMEGL from the coding sequence ATGGAACATATTATTATTGGTATTATTCAAAAGCCCTTTGGTATTAAGGGCGAATTAAAAGTTGCACCGAAGACTGACTTTGTGGAGGAGCGTTTTGCTCCTGGTCAACGCGTTCATTTCAAATTGGGTGGGAAATCAACGGATTACGTTATTGAGTCGTTCCGCCGTCATCACGGATCCATTCTGATAAAGTTTGAGGGACTGAATTCGCTTAATGATGTTGAGTTTTTCCATAAAGGGGAGATATCGATCGACCGAGAATCTCAACATGAACTCCCAGAGGATCAATATTATTTCATCGATTTAGAGGACTGCACCGTGTTTTCTGATGATGTTAAGTTAGGGATTGTAACTGAAGTAATGGAAACACCTGCACATCCCGTATTGCGTATTCAGGCTGAAGATCGTGATATTTTAGTTCCTTTTGTGGAACGATTTATTAAAAAAGTTGATACGCAAGCGAAGCGTATTGATATTAACTGGATGGAGGGACTTTAA
- a CDS encoding 3'-5' exoribonuclease YhaM family protein: MKIKEFEAGQKNTVPLLISRYTKGVTQNGAPYMSITLQDDTGEIEGKIWDVKPEQELLIQVGLIGVVHCDVLQYRQSLQLRIHSIEIKEQSEYVLSDFVNASKYDIEFLKEKINGFKDQIEDPIIKELVEASLEDCGEQFYQYPAATRNHHDFVGGLATHVFGMCQLANSICDLYPIYNRDLLLAGVILHDMGKIEEYTAAMLSEYSAKGKLLGHISIEHSNFVEVATRLGYHDTEQVLLLRHMILSHHGKLEYGSPVLPMIKEAEMLTFIDNIDARTNMFEKFYDDLEEGEFSTRMFALDNRNFYKAKGVK, encoded by the coding sequence ATGAAGATTAAAGAATTTGAAGCCGGTCAAAAAAATACAGTGCCGTTGTTGATTTCACGTTATACAAAAGGCGTGACACAAAATGGTGCTCCCTATATGTCGATTACGTTGCAAGATGATACCGGAGAAATTGAAGGAAAGATCTGGGATGTCAAACCAGAACAAGAATTATTGATTCAAGTAGGTTTAATTGGAGTAGTGCATTGCGATGTCCTTCAGTATCGTCAAAGCTTACAATTGCGAATTCACAGCATTGAAATTAAAGAACAGTCTGAATATGTATTGAGTGATTTTGTGAACGCATCCAAATATGATATTGAATTTTTAAAAGAAAAAATAAATGGATTTAAAGATCAAATTGAGGATCCAATCATAAAAGAATTGGTTGAAGCATCGCTTGAGGATTGTGGGGAGCAATTTTACCAATATCCCGCTGCAACGCGTAACCATCACGATTTTGTTGGAGGCCTTGCAACGCATGTGTTTGGGATGTGTCAACTTGCCAACAGCATTTGTGACCTGTATCCAATTTATAATCGCGATTTATTACTTGCAGGTGTAATTCTGCATGATATGGGTAAGATTGAGGAATATACAGCAGCGATGTTGAGTGAATACAGTGCTAAAGGAAAATTATTGGGTCATATTTCTATTGAACACTCAAACTTTGTAGAAGTAGCAACCCGTCTTGGTTATCACGATACAGAGCAAGTGTTGTTATTGCGTCATATGATTTTATCGCATCACGGGAAATTAGAATACGGTTCACCCGTATTACCGATGATTAAAGAAGCGGAGATGTTAACCTTTATTGATAACATTGATGCACGTACCAATATGTTTGAAAAGTTCTACGATGACCTTGAGGAAGGCGAATTTAGTACGCGTATGTTTGCACTTGATAATCGAAATTTCTATAAAGCAAAGGGTGTCAAGTAA
- a CDS encoding D-alanyl-D-alanine carboxypeptidase family protein — MKQKIVLTLLILAMTLLPINAAGNHDLIPIYDLDLQSQNYILVDSNTGQTLSEKNHDTPIHPASITKVLTVITAIEALGDTSLDTIYTLPPEVFEGLDPIASVAGFQEGDALTLNDLLHGIMLPSGADATRAMSTYLTQDPEKLVEKMNRLAQRIGMKNSHFVNTSGLDDPKHLTTLDDLALLLRYSLKKPTFETIYKTETYLTSSTPTHPNGIALTNEALSVAHQKGYTMIKGAKSGTTDLAERALSSVAEDASQSYIFISTNAPFENRLYTQIIDHGTVYQHVLEHYRYVPLLYKNTTIQTIPIKHGRSDFDIWFEDDIMSYLPKDYDQDDIKIEFIPSQKEFEAPISEGMKMGEIRFSYKGKTLLEKEIINDEVIKISYLQIAFEAIKIIGFILAVGFGILGIVYLIYRQWKDYRDHKYYL, encoded by the coding sequence ATGAAACAAAAAATTGTCCTAACACTTCTGATCCTAGCCATGACACTTCTTCCCATAAACGCTGCGGGAAATCATGATTTAATTCCGATCTACGATTTAGATCTGCAGAGTCAAAATTACATCCTTGTTGATTCCAATACAGGTCAAACACTCTCCGAAAAAAATCACGACACACCGATTCACCCTGCTTCCATCACAAAAGTCCTCACGGTCATTACCGCAATTGAAGCATTGGGCGATACATCACTTGACACGATTTATACCTTGCCCCCCGAGGTTTTTGAGGGCTTGGATCCCATCGCCTCTGTTGCCGGATTTCAAGAGGGAGATGCATTAACACTCAATGACCTGCTTCACGGAATCATGTTACCGTCCGGAGCTGATGCGACACGAGCTATGTCAACCTATCTAACACAAGATCCCGAAAAACTCGTGGAAAAAATGAACCGACTCGCACAACGCATTGGAATGAAAAACTCCCACTTTGTAAATACGAGCGGCCTTGATGATCCAAAGCACCTAACAACGTTAGATGACCTTGCATTACTGTTAAGGTATTCATTAAAAAAACCCACATTCGAAACTATCTATAAAACCGAAACCTACCTTACATCATCAACCCCTACTCATCCCAACGGCATCGCACTCACTAACGAAGCCTTAAGTGTTGCACACCAAAAAGGCTATACGATGATTAAAGGGGCAAAATCCGGGACAACCGATCTCGCAGAACGTGCACTTTCAAGTGTTGCAGAAGATGCATCACAATCCTACATTTTCATTTCAACCAATGCCCCTTTTGAAAACAGGCTGTATACTCAGATTATCGACCACGGAACCGTCTATCAACACGTCCTTGAACATTATCGTTATGTTCCTTTATTGTATAAAAACACAACCATTCAAACCATCCCAATTAAACACGGGCGATCCGATTTTGATATCTGGTTCGAAGACGATATCATGAGCTACTTACCCAAAGATTATGATCAAGACGACATCAAAATCGAATTTATCCCAAGTCAGAAAGAATTTGAGGCTCCCATCTCAGAAGGTATGAAGATGGGTGAAATTCGTTTCTCTTACAAAGGAAAAACACTTCTTGAAAAAGAAATCATTAATGATGAAGTAATAAAAATTTCCTATCTTCAGATTGCTTTTGAAGCGATAAAAATCATCGGTTTTATCTTAGCCGTTGGATTCGGGATTCTCGGGATTGTCTATCTAATTTATCGACAATGGAAAGATTACCGTGACCATAAGTACTATCTTTAA
- the rpsP gene encoding 30S ribosomal protein S16, with product MAVKLRLRRMGSKQKPSYRIVAADSRAPRDGRFIEIVGYYDPTTSPAEVKVDAEKALKWLSVGAQPSDTVRSILSKEGIMTRYHESKLVK from the coding sequence ATGGCAGTTAAATTACGTTTAAGAAGAATGGGTTCAAAACAAAAACCTTCATACCGAATTGTTGCAGCAGATTCACGCGCACCTCGTGATGGACGTTTCATCGAAATCGTTGGATACTATGATCCAACAACTTCACCAGCTGAAGTTAAAGTTGATGCAGAAAAAGCATTAAAATGGTTATCAGTTGGAGCTCAACCATCAGACACAGTTCGTAGCATTCTTTCAAAAGAAGGAATCATGACTCGTTACCACGAATCAAAATTAGTGAAATAA
- a CDS encoding KH domain-containing protein, whose translation MKPVEDILYDLVLPLVEEEKSLSVKRLPSLDENEIILAIYADSADIARLIGRQGTMAHAIRQTMAIGSRVLDQRISIKFESY comes from the coding sequence ATGAAACCGGTTGAAGATATTCTTTATGATTTAGTTCTTCCACTTGTGGAGGAAGAGAAGAGTTTGAGTGTCAAAAGGTTACCGAGCTTAGATGAAAATGAAATTATTCTTGCAATCTATGCGGATAGCGCAGATATTGCTCGTTTAATTGGACGACAAGGGACGATGGCACATGCAATTCGTCAAACAATGGCAATTGGTTCTCGTGTCCTTGATCAACGTATTTCAATTAAATTTGAATCATATTAA
- the trmD gene encoding tRNA (guanosine(37)-N1)-methyltransferase TrmD, whose amino-acid sequence MRVSILTLFPSMFTGFVESSIISKAIERDLIQIDVVDMRNFTEDKHNCVDDYPYGGGAGLVLMCQPVIDAIEATRTKDSLVIMLTPQGKTLKQSLAYDLSKEQHIILVCGHYEGFDERIRSYVDMEMSIGDYVLTGGETAAMVIADSVIRLVDGVITKESHEDDSFSHGLLEYPHYTRPRSYKGHDVPEVLMSGHHANIETYRLKESLRKTYRVRPDLLESRNLTPTEAKLLQEVVAEEK is encoded by the coding sequence ATGCGTGTAAGTATTTTGACCCTTTTTCCGTCAATGTTTACCGGGTTTGTTGAGTCTTCCATTATCAGTAAAGCCATCGAACGTGATTTAATTCAAATCGATGTTGTGGATATGCGAAATTTTACCGAAGATAAACACAATTGTGTTGATGATTATCCATATGGTGGTGGCGCAGGATTGGTGTTAATGTGTCAGCCGGTAATTGATGCAATTGAAGCAACCCGTACCAAGGATTCTTTAGTGATTATGTTAACGCCTCAAGGAAAGACTTTAAAGCAATCCTTGGCGTATGACTTAAGTAAGGAGCAACACATAATCTTGGTTTGTGGCCATTATGAAGGGTTTGATGAACGCATTCGCTCATATGTTGATATGGAAATGTCTATTGGAGATTATGTGCTTACGGGCGGAGAAACTGCAGCGATGGTTATTGCTGACTCTGTGATTCGTCTTGTTGATGGTGTAATTACCAAGGAATCTCATGAAGATGATTCTTTTAGTCATGGACTCTTGGAATATCCACATTATACGCGACCTCGTTCTTACAAAGGGCATGATGTTCCTGAAGTGCTAATGAGCGGACATCATGCGAATATCGAAACGTATCGTTTAAAAGAATCATTGCGTAAGACATACCGTGTTCGTCCAGATCTTTTGGAAAGTAGAAATCTTACCCCGACAGAGGCGAAATTGCTTCAAGAAGTTGTTGCGGAAGAAAAATAA
- a CDS encoding glycosyltransferase yields MRIGLFTDTYTPDINGVVTSIVTLKNALEAQGHNVFVITNQPSILSTTYEDGVLRLPGLELKFLYGYVMSSPLHIQAMSVIEEIDLDVLHVHSEFGVGMFARLVAKNLHLPLVSTYHTTYEDYTHYVNLLGLKSVDQLSRKAIAKMSRMFTKQAQVIISPSEKTKKMLLGYDIRKEIAVIPTGLDLTRFATRNETRMREIRESYNLGTQPTFVYIGRLAKEKSIDVVIDAFAELLKRDVEAKLLIVGGGPSDKDLLHQTQKLGIQDAVIFVGPVDSTDVVNFYHVSDAFISASLTETQGLTYIEALACGLCVFARPDKPLEGIIVDDETGYLFESSEEFADKAQHLLQSDKDLLDQFKTNALEKASTFDSSKFADSVLTVYQRAIDTYFGRYVVTAIEQVGDEVFIDFESKDSDERMVIDHYVFERRGIEVGRELSRNELNEIEDDQAVYEAYQLALSRIGVKDYTSFEMSEYLHKKLELTQEQVDIVIELLKRRRFIDDDRYFRDKVDYHREQMRGNQRIVEDLRKRGFEADRILAALEDEDYDDYTERGVRRAETFMKTLRDGSSRQRESKLRQHLQRQGYGFEVINDIVGRLIKDEFDETDEFESLKKVMEKSTARYARKYDARETRNRVVRHALSRGYDYDMIARVLEEYENED; encoded by the coding sequence ATGAGAATTGGTTTATTTACAGATACTTATACACCGGATATAAATGGTGTAGTAACATCAATTGTTACTTTAAAAAATGCGTTAGAAGCGCAAGGACATAATGTTTTTGTGATAACAAACCAACCGTCAATTTTAAGCACGACTTATGAAGATGGCGTATTACGACTGCCGGGTTTAGAATTGAAATTTTTATATGGTTATGTCATGAGCAGTCCGTTACATATTCAAGCAATGAGTGTTATAGAAGAAATCGATTTGGATGTGCTTCATGTTCATTCAGAGTTTGGTGTGGGGATGTTTGCACGTCTTGTGGCGAAGAACCTTCACCTACCGCTTGTCTCAACCTATCATACGACTTATGAAGATTATACCCATTATGTAAATCTATTAGGGCTTAAGTCCGTTGATCAGCTTTCAAGAAAGGCGATCGCGAAGATGAGCCGTATGTTTACCAAGCAAGCTCAAGTGATTATTTCGCCATCTGAGAAAACTAAGAAAATGTTGCTTGGTTATGATATTCGTAAAGAGATTGCCGTAATTCCTACGGGTTTGGATCTGACGCGGTTTGCGACTCGGAATGAAACACGGATGCGAGAAATTCGTGAATCCTATAATTTAGGAACACAACCAACATTTGTATATATCGGTCGTCTGGCCAAAGAAAAAAGCATAGATGTTGTTATTGATGCGTTTGCTGAACTTTTAAAAAGGGATGTCGAAGCGAAACTCTTAATTGTTGGTGGTGGGCCTTCGGATAAAGATCTTTTACATCAAACACAGAAACTTGGCATCCAAGATGCAGTCATTTTTGTTGGACCCGTGGATTCCACAGATGTTGTGAATTTTTATCATGTATCGGATGCGTTTATTTCGGCGTCATTAACAGAAACACAAGGATTAACCTATATTGAAGCGTTAGCATGTGGTTTATGTGTCTTTGCACGCCCTGATAAACCACTTGAGGGGATTATTGTTGATGATGAGACGGGATATTTATTTGAGTCATCTGAAGAGTTCGCAGACAAAGCGCAGCATCTTCTACAATCAGATAAAGACCTTCTAGATCAATTTAAAACGAATGCACTTGAAAAAGCATCAACCTTTGATAGTTCGAAGTTTGCAGACAGTGTACTGACCGTATACCAACGTGCCATTGATACATACTTTGGACGTTATGTTGTTACAGCAATCGAACAAGTGGGGGATGAAGTATTTATTGATTTTGAATCAAAAGATAGTGATGAGCGCATGGTGATTGATCACTATGTGTTTGAACGGAGAGGAATCGAGGTGGGTCGCGAGTTGTCACGAAATGAGCTAAATGAGATTGAGGATGATCAAGCCGTTTATGAAGCGTACCAGTTAGCGTTATCGCGAATTGGAGTCAAAGATTATACCTCGTTTGAAATGTCGGAATATTTGCATAAAAAACTTGAACTGACTCAAGAGCAAGTTGATATTGTTATTGAATTGCTAAAGCGTCGCCGTTTTATTGATGATGATCGTTACTTTAGAGATAAAGTAGACTATCATCGTGAACAAATGCGAGGAAATCAGCGTATCGTTGAAGACTTGCGTAAACGTGGGTTTGAAGCAGATCGCATCTTGGCTGCTTTAGAAGATGAAGACTACGATGACTATACAGAGCGTGGTGTACGCCGGGCTGAGACCTTTATGAAGACTTTAAGGGATGGCTCGAGCCGTCAACGTGAGTCAAAATTGCGTCAACATCTCCAACGTCAAGGTTATGGATTTGAAGTGATTAACGATATTGTGGGTCGTTTGATTAAAGATGAATTTGATGAGACCGATGAATTTGAAAGTCTTAAAAAAGTTATGGAAAAAAGCACTGCACGTTATGCTCGTAAATATGACGCCCGTGAAACACGAAATCGTGTTGTACGACATGCATTATCACGTGGTTATGATTACGATATGATTGCACGTGTTCTGGAGGAGTATGAAAATGAAGATTAA
- a CDS encoding pyridoxal phosphate-dependent aminotransferase has translation MKHRIEALTLSGIRQFSARFQGREDMIFLTIGEPDLDTPEIIKQAAVDALTRNETHYPPAIGNLDLRDAIARYESQFNIHPYKTDNVIITNGATEGLTLAIWSVVTEGDEVVIFTPSFPLYQTQVTLAGAKPVLLDTSESQFQVTSAMLEKVISPRTRAILFATPNNPTGVVYNEASIQAIREVLSKRSDIYVIVDEVYRSMLYEGNIPSLRMDESIQDQIIITQSFSKSHAMTGWRVGYVLAEAHLIELMHRLHQNLVTGISSFSQPACIAALDVDTQYMVDAYAKRRTYVLARLDAMGLQYVKPEGAFYVFPSIQRFGMPSEIFATKLAEAYGLVTIPGIYFGTEGFIRISYGSPMDVLEKGLDRLEQFITDFDKDKS, from the coding sequence ATGAAGCATAGGATTGAGGCTTTGACCCTAAGTGGTATACGTCAGTTTTCAGCGCGTTTTCAAGGTCGTGAAGATATGATATTTCTAACGATTGGTGAACCGGATTTGGATACACCTGAAATAATTAAACAAGCGGCAGTGGATGCATTGACGCGTAATGAAACGCATTATCCACCAGCGATTGGTAATCTTGATTTGCGCGATGCGATCGCTCGTTATGAATCACAATTTAACATCCATCCTTACAAAACTGATAATGTGATTATCACTAATGGTGCAACGGAAGGATTAACGTTGGCGATTTGGTCGGTTGTGACGGAAGGGGATGAGGTGGTGATTTTCACACCCAGTTTTCCGTTATATCAAACGCAAGTTACACTAGCGGGAGCAAAACCGGTACTTCTTGATACCAGTGAATCACAATTTCAAGTTACATCAGCGATGCTTGAGAAGGTCATCTCACCACGCACTCGTGCAATCCTTTTCGCAACACCCAATAATCCAACTGGGGTCGTTTATAATGAAGCAAGCATTCAAGCAATCCGTGAGGTGCTATCAAAACGATCAGATATTTACGTAATTGTCGATGAGGTGTATCGTTCAATGTTGTATGAAGGAAATATTCCATCATTACGCATGGATGAATCAATTCAAGACCAAATCATTATTACGCAGAGTTTTTCAAAGTCGCATGCAATGACTGGATGGCGTGTAGGGTACGTTTTGGCTGAAGCGCACTTAATCGAGTTGATGCATCGTCTTCATCAAAATCTTGTAACTGGAATTTCAAGTTTCTCCCAACCGGCATGTATTGCTGCATTGGATGTGGATACACAGTATATGGTCGATGCCTACGCAAAACGTAGAACGTATGTTTTAGCGCGCTTGGATGCAATGGGGCTTCAGTATGTAAAACCAGAAGGTGCATTTTATGTCTTTCCTTCGATTCAACGGTTTGGGATGCCTTCGGAAATTTTTGCCACGAAACTTGCGGAAGCATATGGGTTGGTAACCATCCCTGGAATCTATTTTGGGACTGAAGGATTTATTCGAATTTCATATGGAAGTCCTATGGATGTACTTGAAAAAGGCCTTGATCGATTGGAACAATTTATCACGGATTTTGACAAGGATAAATCGTGA
- the rpsB gene encoding 30S ribosomal protein S2, with amino-acid sequence MSVVTMKKLLESGVHYGHQTRRWNPKMKPYIYAAKNRIYIIDLNKTQEKLDEAYAAMKDIAEKGGKLLIVGTKKQAQTIVLEEALRSGSFFINQRWLGGTLTNFRTIQKSIRRLVEIEEMENSGSINVYTKKEVSLLLKEKDRLENFLGGIKEMKKLPDALFVVDPIEDANAVAEARKLGIPVFGIVDTNCDPDAVDYAIPGNDDAIRAIRTIVGLMADAMIEPKGGVLQVAYQDQDVEDITMEDVIVNVEQQAAENDRRRRQRFEERRKRDDRRRQQRYTRNDRPTNNRDEKVEAKQKQKQKQKQKQKQKQKQKQKQKQKQKQKQKKVRRKDD; translated from the coding sequence ATGTCAGTTGTGACAATGAAGAAATTATTAGAAAGCGGAGTTCATTATGGACACCAAACACGTCGTTGGAATCCAAAAATGAAACCATATATTTATGCTGCAAAGAATCGTATTTACATTATCGATTTAAATAAAACTCAAGAAAAACTTGATGAAGCATATGCGGCAATGAAAGATATCGCAGAAAAAGGCGGTAAACTTTTAATTGTAGGTACAAAGAAACAAGCTCAAACAATCGTATTAGAAGAAGCATTACGTAGTGGATCATTCTTTATCAACCAACGTTGGTTAGGTGGTACATTAACAAACTTCCGTACAATCCAAAAATCAATTCGTCGTTTAGTTGAAATTGAAGAAATGGAAAACAGCGGATCAATCAATGTTTATACTAAAAAAGAAGTGTCATTATTACTTAAAGAAAAAGACCGTCTAGAAAACTTCTTAGGTGGAATTAAAGAAATGAAGAAACTTCCAGATGCATTATTTGTGGTAGACCCAATTGAAGATGCTAACGCTGTTGCTGAAGCACGTAAATTAGGAATCCCAGTATTTGGAATCGTTGATACAAACTGTGATCCAGATGCAGTTGATTACGCAATTCCTGGTAACGATGACGCAATCCGCGCAATCCGTACAATCGTAGGATTAATGGCTGATGCAATGATCGAACCAAAAGGTGGCGTATTACAAGTTGCTTATCAAGATCAAGATGTTGAAGATATCACAATGGAAGACGTTATCGTTAATGTAGAACAACAAGCTGCTGAAAATGACCGTCGTCGTCGTCAACGTTTCGAAGAACGTCGTAAACGCGATGATCGTCGTCGTCAACAGCGTTATACACGTAATGACCGTCCAACAAATAACCGTGATGAAAAAGTAGAAGCAAAACAGAAACAAAAACAGAAACAAAAACAGAAACAAAAACAGAAACAAAAACAGAAACAAAAACAGAAACAAAAACAGAAACAAAAACAGAAAAAAGTGAGGCGTAAAGATGATTAG
- the tsf gene encoding translation elongation factor Ts, whose product MISAKLVKELRDLTGAGMMDCKKALEATEGDIQASVDWLREKGISNAQKKSGRIATEGTTKVTVKGNRGIVIEVNSETDFVAKNDQFVELVDTLSNVLLEANPADLDAALAVDVNGQTVSDLVVAATATIGEKITLRRFAIVEKSDDEVFGEYMHMGGKISALAVLKNADDELAKDMAMQIASMSPQYVSQAEIPSEIIDHETNIQVEIVKNDESLSNKPEQVVAGIIKGRVSKSMQDISLVDQIFFKDGKAKVSQVLKSANANVESFIRYAVGEGIEKREEDFAAEVAKAAQV is encoded by the coding sequence ATGATTAGTGCAAAGTTAGTTAAAGAACTTCGTGATCTTACTGGAGCTGGAATGATGGACTGTAAGAAAGCTCTTGAAGCTACTGAAGGCGATATTCAAGCTTCAGTTGACTGGTTACGAGAAAAAGGTATTTCAAATGCTCAAAAGAAATCAGGTCGTATTGCTACTGAAGGAACAACAAAGGTTACTGTTAAGGGAAACCGCGGTATTGTTATCGAAGTAAACTCAGAAACAGACTTTGTTGCCAAGAATGATCAATTCGTAGAACTCGTTGATACATTAAGCAACGTACTTCTTGAAGCTAATCCTGCAGATTTAGATGCAGCTTTAGCAGTTGATGTTAATGGACAAACAGTATCAGATTTAGTTGTTGCTGCAACAGCTACAATCGGAGAAAAAATTACATTACGTCGATTTGCAATCGTTGAAAAATCAGATGATGAAGTATTCGGTGAATACATGCATATGGGTGGAAAAATTTCAGCATTAGCAGTTCTAAAGAACGCAGATGATGAATTAGCAAAAGACATGGCAATGCAAATTGCATCAATGTCTCCACAATATGTATCACAAGCTGAAATTCCTTCAGAAATCATTGATCATGAAACAAACATTCAAGTTGAAATCGTTAAAAATGACGAATCACTTTCAAATAAACCAGAACAAGTAGTTGCTGGAATCATCAAGGGACGTGTAAGCAAATCAATGCAAGACATCTCTTTAGTTGACCAAATCTTCTTTAAAGATGGTAAAGCTAAGGTTTCACAAGTACTTAAATCAGCAAATGCTAACGTAGAATCATTTATTCGTTATGCAGTTGGTGAAGGTATTGAAAAACGCGAAGAAGATTTCGCAGCTGAAGTTGCAAAAGCAGCTCAAGTTTAA